The window AACACTCGCGGCTGCTCACACACTTGGTATTGAAGTAGATATTTGGACAGCCATAATCCTGATGGTTTTATCTGCTATATCTGCATCTGGTGCTTCAGGTGTTGCAGGGGGTTCACTATTACTTATCCCACTTGCTTGTAGCCTGTTCGGTATATCCAATGATATCGCTATGCAAGTTGTTGGTGTTGGTTTCATTATAGGTGTTTTACAAGATTCTTGTGAAACTGCCCTTAACTCTTCATCTGACGTATTATTTACAGCAACTGCTGACATAGCTAATAAACGCAAAGAAATCTGATCAAATACAAAAAGGAGCCCTTCACTCTCTCGTGAAGCAGCTCCTTTTTTTACTGTTGTTGTGGTTCGCGATATCGCATTGTTAACCCTTTTATGAAGTTTCGAGTGAAGTTGTCGCCGCACTCTTTATAATTTCTGTGATCTGCTTTACGTAAAATCGCACCAATTTCTCCTTTAGATACATTTAATCCTGCATCATAAAAGACATCAATCATGTCTTCAGTCGTTAAACTTAAAGCAACCTTTACCCTTTTAATAAATAAATTATTTGCGGTATCCCTTTTCCCTGTTAGTTCAGGAGCTTTTGTATGACCTGGCTTTTGCTCTTGTTTGCCTCGCTTAAATGTAACAAAACCATTTAAGAACGCCTCCAAAGTTTCATAATCACAAAGCATAAAATCATTATTGCTTAAGTCAATTTCACCATCTTCATCAAATTGTGGCTTTGTCAGGATTTTCAGCACATCATCCTTTGACAACTCCATCCCGCCCAATTTGAATATCTCTACCATATCACTATTTTTAATATCTAACGCATACCGTAATCGAATTAGTAAATCATTATTTGTCATGCTGCTTCTCCTTTATATTCCCAGATGAAAATTTATGTATTCCTTAATTTATCACATCAGGCACTTTCCATCCATTAAATACTATTTACCGACTTCAACTTACTTTACTTATCCATGTCACTTTTTACAATTAGCTCTCTTCATTTCAGCTTAAATGTTCTCGCTTTCTTTCACAAATAAATGAAGTATATCAAAATCAGCTTATACACTATACTATCATCAGAATTTTGCTATAATATAAAATATTTAATAACATATGGAGGTCTTTTCATGAGACTAAATGAAAAAGAACTAGAAATCGTAGAAATTCTAGAAAAGGATGCGCGTATCGCAACTGAAGATATCGCAAAAATGATTGGCTTAAGTGTTGAAGAAACGGAGCTATCCATTAAAAGACTAGAGGAAAATAAGGTAATTGTTCGATATATTTCGATAGTGGATTGGACAAAGGTTGAAGAACACCCTGGCGTTAGGGCTATGATTGATGTAAAAGTGACACCAAAGCGCGGGGTTGGTTTTGATGAAATCGCAGAAAGAATTTATCGTTTTGATGAAGTAAACTCTGTTTACTTAATGTCCGGTACGTATGATTTATCAATCATTGTGGAAGGAAAATCGATGAATGAGGTGGCGAACTTTGTCTCTCAAAAGCTCTCTACTCTAGATTCAGTAATCTCAACAACTACTCATTTCATCTTGAAGAAATATAAGCATGATGGAATCATTTTTGAACCAGATAACAAAGATAAAAGAATTGTGGTGTCACCGTAATGGAATCAACAAAACGTACGTATGTATCGAAATTGGTACATGATTTAAAACCATCAGGTATTCGTCGCTTTTTCGATTTAGCAGCGGGAATGGAAGGCGTAATCTCTTTAGGCGTCGGCGAACCTGATTTTGTAACGCCTTGGCATATCAGAGAAGCTGCAATTACTTCCCTTGAACAGGGCTATACTTCTTATACACCGAATGCGGGATTATTGGAGTTACGCGAAGAAATTGCCTATTATATGAAAGGTCAATTTAATGTAGCTTATTCTCCAGCAGACCAAATCATAGTAACGGTTGGTGCAAGTTCTGCCATTGATATTGCATTAAGAACCATTTTAGATCCAGGGGATGAAGTCATCGTTGTGGAACCATGCTTCGTTTCATATGTACCAATGGTCGAATTGGCAGGTGGAGTGGCTGTCCAAGTACAAGCATTAAAAGAAAATGATTTTAAAATTTTACCTGATCAAATCGAAGCAGTGATAACAGAAAAAACAAAAGCTATCATGATATGCTCACCTAATAATCCTACCGGTACTATGCTAAGTAAAAGTGAATTAGAAGGTTTAGCGAACTTAGCGAATAAATATGACTTATTAGTAATTGCCGATGAAATCTATGCTGAGCTTGCCTATGATGAAGAGTATACAAGTATGGCTGCTATTGATGGAATGATTGAAAGAACAATTTTAGTTTCTGGATTCTCAAAGGGGTTTGCCATGACAGGCTGGCGTTTAGGATTTGTTTGTGCTCCTGTTGAGATATCAAATGCAATGCTAAAGGTTCACCAATATGGATTGATGTGCGCTTCTACTATGTCTCAATACGCTGCCATTGAAGCTCTTAAAAACGGTCGCGTAGATGTAGAAGAAATGGTAAAAAGCTACCGTCGACGCAGAAATTATATCGTACAGTCCTTTAATGAGATTGGATTAGAATGCCATGAGCCAGGAGGAGCCTTCTATGCCTTCCCTTCCATTCAATCAACAGGACTAACTTCACAGGAATTTGCTGAAAAACTATTATTGCAAGAAGGCGTAGCGGTTGTGCCAGGTGATGTATTTGGAGCAAGTGGAGAAGGCCATATTCGTTGCTCTTACGCCTCTTCACTAGAGCAGTTGCAAGAAGCCGTTAAACGAATTAAAAGATTTATTGATTCACTTTAGCTCTTGAAATTGCGTTGTTAAGGACTTCTTGTGTACTTAGACAATCTACGGTAAATGCACTAACAATTATTAGCATCTATAAAAAAACGAATTCCCGAAAATTTTCGGGAATTCGTTTTTATTTATACTAACGTTTTTCTTCTTCGTCTCCCCAGCATTCTACCTCCCCAATATTAGGAACATTTTTCTTGTAGAATACTGGATTTTTCCCTTGTTTACGTTGGGCAATATAGTCTTGGATAACTGGTTTTGCCACTTTCCAAAGCATTAAGATTGCAAGTAGGTTAATAATCGCCATAATAGCCATGAAAAGATCTGCTAAATCCCATACAACCTGTACTTTCGCAACCGATCCAAACATAACGAAAGCTACTGCTAATATACGGAATATTAATAAGCCTGTTTTAGATTCTTTAATAAATCCAATATTTGTTTCACCATAGTAATAGTTTCCGATAACAGTGCTATAAGCAAATAAGAAAATTGCAATAGCTAAGAAAATTCCAGCCCAATCGCCTAAATTTGAAACTAAAGAAGCTTGTGTTAAATTGATTGAAGCTGCATCAGACTGTAGATATGCATCACTTAATAAAACGATTGCCGCTGTTGAAGTACAAACAAGTAATGTATCAATAAATACACCTAATGTTTGTATTAACCCCTGTTTTACCGGGTGAGATACAGATGCTGTAGCTGCCGCATTCGGTGCAGAACCCATCCCTGCTTCGTTGGAGAATAATCCGCGTTTAATACCGTTCATAATAGCCGCCCCGATCATCCCTGCAAAGGCTTCCTCTATTCCAAATGCTGATTTGAAAATTAACACAAACATGCTAGGTAATTCTGTTATATTTAGAATCACGACAACTAAAGCAACAGCAATATAAGCTATAGCCATAACTGGTACAATGATTTGCGTAACGCTCACAATACGCTTTAATCCACCAAAGACAATAATGGCAGTTAATATTGAGATGATGATACCTACAACAACACGGTTTGTACCAAAGCTTTCTTCAAAAGCAATAGTAATCGTATTTGCTTGTACAGCATTAAATACGAAACCATAAGTTAACGTAATTACTACCGCAAAAAGCACACCCATCCATCTTTTGTTTAAACCTTTTTCCATATAATAGGCAGGACCCCCACGGTACATGCCCGTACTAGAATCTTTTACCTTGTATACTTGTGCCAAAGTACTTTCAATCAATGCCGAAGCGCCACCAATTAACGCAATCATCCACATCCAAAATACAGCGCCAGGTCCTCCAAGTGCAATCGCTGTTGCCACCCCAGCAATATTTCCAGTCCCTATACGAGAAGCTGCTGAAATCGTAAATGCCTGGAAAGAAGATATACCTTTCTTCCCTGAGTTGTCTGTAGGTGATTTTTCTGTGAGTAGTTTAAACATTTCAGGTATTAATCGAAATTGAATAAACTTTGTTTTCAGCGTAAAAAATAGCCCAACGCCTACTAACAAGATAATTAATACGTAAGAGTACAAATATGTATTTACACTGCCTAACAGATTACCAAACCATTCCATGACTAATTCCTCCTTTATTGAATAATACCCAGCTTAAACTTAGCAATCATTATTCTGAGTAAACTATTTCATTTTTCAACTAGGTGCGAAAATCTCCTAAACCTCACTATTCTTATAAAATCTCAACTTGAAATCAAATAACTTTTATATTATTAATTGTTATAAGAATCTAAAACCCAATATCGTTAATTTTAGAGTAAATAAACGATTTCGAGAAAATACAAGTATTCAAACACCTTTTCAAATTATAACAGTATAATATTAATAATGTAAGTTTGCTATTTTTTCATAATATTAAAATTACAATCAAAAAAAAGAATACATCCCCTATTTCAGGAATATACTCTTTTTCAATCTACCAAAAGCAATGTTCTATAAATTCCCATGAATATCATTCTTAAAGAATTTTTCAAATATCTGCACAATCATTTAGTAATTCTTCTCCAAAAATTGTTCCATGCTTTTAATTACTTCATCACTAACATAGCATCCTATGTTTTTTACTTCCCTTTCAATTTCTTCTTGATTCACACCAATTATCGTAAACAACCGTACTAAAACATTATGCTTTTTAATCAGCTGCTGACTGAATGCATTTCCCTTTTCAGTCAAAATGATGATTCCATATCGTTGGAATTCTATGAAGTTCTCTTCATTTAATTTTTTCGCCATTTTAGATGCAGAAGGAACAGAAACCTTTAATGATTTTGCTAATTGTGAGACTCTCGTGAATCCTTCTTCCTTTAAATTACAGTAAATTTCCCAAAGGTATTTTTCTTGATTAGCTGAAATCATGTCTTTTCCTCCTAATTTCGAAAAACTTTTTATTGATATACATGCCTAACAGCAAAACTCATTTCGCTCTAAGCGGTCTAATCCAATATGAAACCATTCCATGACGAGGTGAGAATATAAAGCTTAAAAGAAATACTAGACCTGTAGCAAATGCCATGGAACCTGAAATTGTCGTATCAATCCAAAGAGCGAAATAGTAACCAGAGATAGCTGATACCGTTCCAAATAATGCACTTAGAACAAACATTTTTATTAGCCTATCTGTCCAAAGGTAGGCTGCCGCTGCTGGGGCAATCAACATGGCAACAACCATAATTGCCCCAACTGCATCAAAAGAAGCGACTGTTGTTACAGAAAGAAGTGTCATATATAAATAATGCATAGCCAAAACTGGGATTCCAATACTTGCTGCTAGGGCTGAATCGAAGGTAGTGAGTTTCCACTCCTTATAAAAAAGCCCAATGATTAAGATAACGACCACCAACACTATGAATAAAGTAAGGGTCGCTATAGGCATATCACCAACTATCGGTAGATGAATTGTATCCCACGGAATGAATGTAATTTCTCCCATTAAGGCATGTTTGACATCCAAATGGGCATTCCCTACTTTCGTTGCAATCAATATGACACCTAATGCAAAAAGCGTTGTAAACACTACACCGATAGAAGCATCTTGTTGAACGCCTCGATTATTTAACCATTGCACAAGATAGGTGGTTAAAACCCCAGCCACTGCAGCACCAATTACCATATGAATACCGCTTAAACTTTGCGTCATTAAGTAGGC is drawn from Lysinibacillus sp. SGAir0095 and contains these coding sequences:
- a CDS encoding DUF1456 family protein → MTNNDLLIRLRYALDIKNSDMVEIFKLGGMELSKDDVLKILTKPQFDEDGEIDLSNNDFMLCDYETLEAFLNGFVTFKRGKQEQKPGHTKAPELTGKRDTANNLFIKRVKVALSLTTEDMIDVFYDAGLNVSKGEIGAILRKADHRNYKECGDNFTRNFIKGLTMRYREPQQQ
- a CDS encoding Lrp/AsnC family transcriptional regulator, producing the protein MRLNEKELEIVEILEKDARIATEDIAKMIGLSVEETELSIKRLEENKVIVRYISIVDWTKVEEHPGVRAMIDVKVTPKRGVGFDEIAERIYRFDEVNSVYLMSGTYDLSIIVEGKSMNEVANFVSQKLSTLDSVISTTTHFILKKYKHDGIIFEPDNKDKRIVVSP
- a CDS encoding aminotransferase, with amino-acid sequence MESTKRTYVSKLVHDLKPSGIRRFFDLAAGMEGVISLGVGEPDFVTPWHIREAAITSLEQGYTSYTPNAGLLELREEIAYYMKGQFNVAYSPADQIIVTVGASSAIDIALRTILDPGDEVIVVEPCFVSYVPMVELAGGVAVQVQALKENDFKILPDQIEAVITEKTKAIMICSPNNPTGTMLSKSELEGLANLANKYDLLVIADEIYAELAYDEEYTSMAAIDGMIERTILVSGFSKGFAMTGWRLGFVCAPVEISNAMLKVHQYGLMCASTMSQYAAIEALKNGRVDVEEMVKSYRRRRNYIVQSFNEIGLECHEPGGAFYAFPSIQSTGLTSQEFAEKLLLQEGVAVVPGDVFGASGEGHIRCSYASSLEQLQEAVKRIKRFIDSL
- a CDS encoding sodium:alanine symporter family protein, with the translated sequence MEWFGNLLGSVNTYLYSYVLIILLVGVGLFFTLKTKFIQFRLIPEMFKLLTEKSPTDNSGKKGISSFQAFTISAASRIGTGNIAGVATAIALGGPGAVFWMWMIALIGGASALIESTLAQVYKVKDSSTGMYRGGPAYYMEKGLNKRWMGVLFAVVITLTYGFVFNAVQANTITIAFEESFGTNRVVVGIIISILTAIIVFGGLKRIVSVTQIIVPVMAIAYIAVALVVVILNITELPSMFVLIFKSAFGIEEAFAGMIGAAIMNGIKRGLFSNEAGMGSAPNAAATASVSHPVKQGLIQTLGVFIDTLLVCTSTAAIVLLSDAYLQSDAASINLTQASLVSNLGDWAGIFLAIAIFLFAYSTVIGNYYYGETNIGFIKESKTGLLIFRILAVAFVMFGSVAKVQVVWDLADLFMAIMAIINLLAILMLWKVAKPVIQDYIAQRKQGKNPVFYKKNVPNIGEVECWGDEEEKR
- a CDS encoding metal-dependent transcriptional regulator yields the protein MISANQEKYLWEIYCNLKEEGFTRVSQLAKSLKVSVPSASKMAKKLNEENFIEFQRYGIIILTEKGNAFSQQLIKKHNVLVRLFTIIGVNQEEIEREVKNIGCYVSDEVIKSMEQFLEKNY
- a CDS encoding metal ABC transporter permease, translating into MTYTAWILLTASLVGISCGLMGVLLILRKMAMMADAISHTVLLGIVMAYLMTQSLSGIHMVIGAAVAGVLTTYLVQWLNNRGVQQDASIGVVFTTLFALGVILIATKVGNAHLDVKHALMGEITFIPWDTIHLPIVGDMPIATLTLFIVLVVVILIIGLFYKEWKLTTFDSALAASIGIPVLAMHYLYMTLLSVTTVASFDAVGAIMVVAMLIAPAAAAYLWTDRLIKMFVLSALFGTVSAISGYYFALWIDTTISGSMAFATGLVFLLSFIFSPRHGMVSYWIRPLRAK